Proteins found in one Candidatus Poribacteria bacterium genomic segment:
- a CDS encoding bifunctional folylpolyglutamate synthase/dihydrofolate synthase, with protein MNYEAALAYIEAFIDYERSPDFSRQARLYNLNRISLLLKRLGNPHDKLRVIHIAGSKGKGSTAALVASALTHAGYKTGLFTSPHLITPRERCRIDGEPISEADVGFYIDRMKPTIETVSASEFGRVSFFEIYTALAFTYFADKATDFAVIEVGLGGRLDATNVVKPVATVITPIGLEHTAILGETYSEIAAEKAEIIKDGCPLALAPQHPEARAVFEKVANERNALIVETKIHDAASQLVENVDGLPVAQRFDVETDFESYSQLTIPLLGHHQFVNATTAIAAIECLKQKGYTIPKNSIYAGFKNVQWHGRIQRIMSAPLVVLDGAHSAVSMEALCLTLRESFRYTRAIFIVSLMKDKNLKAIGDIVSKTADTVIATQVSENPRVMAAEAIQAVWSGTCQKITICPKPEKAIARALASASPTDLICITGSLYLVGQALKIFKSNFSAKDRIGIPLS; from the coding sequence ATGAATTACGAAGCGGCACTCGCCTATATTGAAGCGTTTATTGACTATGAAAGAAGCCCTGATTTTTCACGACAGGCGCGGCTCTACAATCTTAACCGAATTTCTCTGTTGCTGAAACGACTCGGCAATCCACACGATAAATTGCGGGTTATCCACATTGCGGGTAGCAAAGGGAAAGGTTCTACCGCCGCACTCGTTGCCTCTGCTCTTACACACGCTGGCTATAAAACCGGTTTGTTTACATCGCCGCATCTCATTACGCCCCGAGAACGATGCCGTATTGATGGGGAGCCAATTTCAGAGGCAGACGTTGGTTTCTATATTGATAGGATGAAACCTACGATCGAAACCGTTTCCGCTTCCGAATTCGGACGTGTCTCGTTTTTTGAAATATACACCGCGCTCGCTTTTACCTATTTTGCCGACAAAGCGACTGATTTCGCTGTTATTGAAGTCGGCTTAGGTGGGAGACTTGATGCAACTAACGTTGTTAAACCCGTCGCGACTGTTATCACGCCGATTGGTTTAGAGCATACGGCAATATTAGGGGAAACATACAGCGAGATAGCAGCTGAGAAAGCGGAGATCATCAAAGACGGATGTCCGCTCGCACTCGCGCCACAACATCCGGAAGCGCGGGCGGTGTTTGAAAAAGTTGCAAATGAACGGAACGCATTGATTGTTGAAACTAAAATCCATGACGCAGCTTCCCAACTCGTCGAGAATGTCGATGGTTTACCTGTCGCACAACGATTTGATGTGGAAACAGATTTTGAAAGTTATTCACAACTCACAATACCGCTACTTGGGCACCATCAGTTTGTGAATGCAACAACTGCTATCGCAGCGATTGAATGCCTGAAACAGAAAGGATATACAATTCCGAAAAATAGTATTTATGCCGGATTCAAGAATGTGCAATGGCACGGACGCATCCAACGGATTATGTCTGCCCCACTTGTCGTATTGGATGGTGCGCATTCCGCTGTCTCAATGGAGGCACTCTGCTTGACGCTCCGTGAGAGTTTTCGTTACACTCGGGCGATTTTTATCGTTAGTTTAATGAAAGATAAAAACCTTAAAGCAATTGGGGATATTGTCTCTAAAACCGCAGACACCGTGATTGCGACGCAAGTTTCTGAGAATCCGCGTGTGATGGCGGCTGAAGCAATACAGGCTGTATGGTCTGGTACGTGTCAGAAAATTACAATATGCCCAAAGCCAGAAAAAGCAATCGCCAGGGCGTTAGCATCCGCATCGCCGACGGACCTGATCTGCATTACGGGTTCACTCTACCTTGTCGGTCAGGCACTTAAAATATTTAAATCAAATTTTTCAGCGAAAGATCGTATTGGAATTCCTCTTTCTTAG
- a CDS encoding NAD(P)-dependent oxidoreductase: MKILVTGGTGRIGSNLVKKLLEKGHDIRSFVYPGDVNRVGRWDGAERVETVLGDLREYEDVKKAVEGVDAIYHIAAAFGGPFNNREYLAINGMGTLNILECIREFNPNIHRLVYACTEAIYWELTEKGRFFNEPITEDMVAKYHHMPYFLTKWIGEELCMTYHHQYGVPSTVFRFTTVIEPSEFLNEDGLPKQFVFSPIYNRYKNYKGDDPTELETAETVKRLWDGQEKFILKRNRDGHPFKEHFTDVRDIVQGLVLGIEKDAAVGEEFTLGGNGVFKHEEVMPYLSERYQMDFVDVKLAQSLYFEFDLSKIKTLLDFKPQHDLASILDAAEAMRRGEDVGIIPTGVRWS, translated from the coding sequence ATGAAAATTTTAGTCACAGGCGGTACAGGTCGTATTGGGTCCAATCTTGTGAAAAAATTACTGGAAAAAGGACACGATATCCGCAGCTTTGTTTATCCGGGTGATGTCAATCGTGTCGGAAGATGGGACGGCGCGGAACGCGTTGAGACTGTCCTTGGCGATCTGCGCGAATATGAGGATGTGAAAAAAGCCGTTGAAGGTGTAGATGCCATCTATCATATCGCTGCTGCCTTCGGTGGCCCCTTCAATAACCGTGAATACTTGGCAATCAACGGCATGGGGACACTCAACATTTTAGAGTGTATCCGCGAATTCAATCCGAACATTCACCGTCTCGTTTATGCGTGTACCGAAGCGATTTATTGGGAACTCACCGAAAAAGGCAGATTTTTCAATGAACCCATCACAGAGGACATGGTTGCGAAGTACCATCACATGCCCTATTTCCTTACCAAATGGATCGGCGAGGAATTGTGCATGACTTATCACCACCAATACGGTGTGCCTTCCACGGTTTTCCGCTTCACAACCGTCATTGAACCGAGCGAATTCCTCAATGAGGACGGGTTACCAAAGCAATTCGTTTTTAGTCCGATCTATAATAGATATAAGAATTATAAAGGCGATGATCCAACTGAATTAGAGACCGCAGAGACCGTCAAACGTCTCTGGGATGGACAAGAGAAGTTCATACTCAAACGCAACCGTGATGGACACCCCTTCAAGGAACATTTCACCGATGTCCGCGATATCGTGCAAGGGTTGGTCTTAGGAATTGAGAAAGATGCTGCTGTCGGTGAAGAATTCACGCTCGGTGGAAACGGCGTTTTCAAACACGAAGAGGTTATGCCATACCTATCTGAACGCTACCAGATGGATTTTGTTGATGTGAAACTCGCACAATCCCTCTATTTTGAATTTGATTTAAGCAAAATCAAAACGCTGTTGGACTTCAAACCCCAGCACGACTTGGCAAGTATCCTTGATGCCGCAGAAGCGATGCGCCGCGGTGAAGATGTCGGTATTATTCCGACAGGTGTCCGGTGGAGTTAA
- a CDS encoding DUF1080 domain-containing protein, with amino-acid sequence MNRRNLFIAICTITLSIAALAMSQTYFEDNFDDPKESEKKWVALFGEWEFKDDEYHQLQNEPNSMSVVADEFWDDKWNDYTFEVRGSKISGAEGFLIMFRCQGLMQDRGRTLEDHPPRMAKLEPSLQYWWNLGGWGNSRSQVESWGGKGGANSNHTIEDDEWYDIKIINTPDSYTLIINDEEVAKMDDNTEDGVGRIGLATWSTVVKYDEVLVYGPDGLTPVDPKSKLATAWAHLKSVK; translated from the coding sequence ATGAACAGACGCAACTTGTTCATTGCTATTTGTACAATTACGCTCAGTATCGCCGCGCTTGCGATGTCCCAAACCTATTTTGAGGATAATTTTGATGATCCAAAGGAATCTGAAAAGAAATGGGTCGCTCTCTTCGGAGAATGGGAATTCAAGGATGATGAATACCATCAACTTCAAAACGAACCCAACTCCATGAGCGTCGTCGCCGACGAATTTTGGGATGACAAATGGAATGATTACACTTTTGAAGTGAGAGGGAGTAAAATCAGTGGTGCCGAAGGCTTCCTGATTATGTTCCGGTGTCAAGGCTTGATGCAAGACCGCGGCCGAACGCTCGAAGACCATCCGCCACGCATGGCGAAACTCGAACCTTCACTGCAGTATTGGTGGAATCTTGGGGGTTGGGGCAACTCACGCTCACAGGTTGAATCTTGGGGTGGCAAAGGCGGTGCCAATAGCAATCACACCATCGAAGACGATGAATGGTATGATATCAAGATTATCAATACACCCGATAGTTACACGCTCATCATCAACGACGAAGAAGTCGCGAAAATGGACGATAACACCGAAGATGGTGTGGGTAGAATCGGGCTTGCAACGTGGAGCACCGTTGTGAAGTATGACGAGGTTTTGGTTTATGGACCGGATGGGCTCACGCCGGTTGATCCAAAAAGTAAGCTCGCAACGGCTTGGGCACATCTGAAATCCGTGAAGTAG
- a CDS encoding DUF1549 and DUF1553 domain-containing protein — translation MKKSFGITARYAIVLVAFAFLTLNCTKVTVAPTRQVSSSTKHLDRHINTVLKRKDIQPSEMSADTEFLRRVHLDLTGKIPTPEEVLNFLKDGSPNKRQKKIDQLLGSEPYIDYWTRLWVNWLIGRRGDGDDQRIGLTAWVQDALTKNMPYNQFVQELIAADGELKDNGAGNYIMRYERSPVVLTSHSSRLFLGLPMQCAECHDHKTEAWSQADYYGIAAFFTGIESEQKGYIQTMDMAGNERRMENFLITNKPRKSMWVERMDAEVSPRFLGGTEYTGSLTKRRAALAQWMTDKSNPYFSRAIVNRIWKHFMGRAFVEPIDGFGEENLPTNPELLNWLAEDLVIYDYDLRHLMRTILNSEAYQRTSQTNKSNKDDELYYSHAYLKPLSAEQFFYSLLQATGYERLQEVKMKGANRQGGEDRRGMLRELERRKRDHLERFLFLLDNGEMEEIEAFNGTVPQALMMINGNMVNDSATHGERGSFVNYVMEKWRQPADRLEYIYLNILSRLPTAKEKTFFQRYMERSLYRNKDLAYEDLYWVLLNSAEFSLNH, via the coding sequence GTGAAAAAATCCTTTGGAATTACTGCGCGTTACGCAATCGTTCTGGTCGCTTTTGCTTTCTTGACATTGAATTGCACCAAAGTTACGGTTGCCCCGACACGGCAAGTCTCATCAAGCACAAAACACCTCGACCGGCACATCAACACTGTGCTTAAAAGAAAAGATATTCAACCCTCAGAAATGTCAGCGGACACGGAGTTTTTGCGTCGTGTTCATCTCGACCTAACAGGTAAAATTCCCACCCCCGAAGAAGTCTTGAATTTTCTCAAGGACGGCTCTCCTAACAAACGCCAAAAAAAGATTGATCAATTGTTAGGCAGCGAGCCTTATATTGATTATTGGACTCGGTTGTGGGTAAACTGGTTAATCGGCAGGCGCGGTGATGGAGATGATCAGCGCATCGGATTAACAGCTTGGGTACAGGACGCTTTGACGAAAAATATGCCCTACAATCAGTTCGTTCAAGAGCTCATCGCTGCGGACGGCGAGTTAAAGGACAACGGTGCCGGAAACTATATCATGCGTTATGAGCGATCCCCGGTTGTGCTAACTTCGCATAGTTCGCGACTCTTTTTAGGGCTACCTATGCAGTGTGCTGAATGCCACGATCATAAGACAGAAGCTTGGAGCCAAGCGGATTACTACGGTATTGCCGCCTTTTTTACTGGTATTGAGAGTGAACAGAAAGGATACATCCAGACAATGGATATGGCGGGTAATGAGAGGCGGATGGAAAATTTTCTGATTACCAACAAACCGAGGAAGTCTATGTGGGTGGAGAGAATGGACGCAGAAGTCTCACCGCGCTTCCTTGGCGGCACAGAATACACAGGTTCACTCACTAAAAGGCGTGCGGCACTCGCACAATGGATGACCGATAAATCAAACCCCTATTTCAGCCGGGCAATCGTAAACCGCATCTGGAAACACTTCATGGGACGCGCCTTTGTTGAACCTATTGATGGATTCGGCGAAGAGAATCTACCCACCAACCCGGAATTGTTGAATTGGCTCGCAGAGGACCTTGTCATTTACGATTACGACCTGCGACACTTGATGCGGACAATCCTTAATTCAGAAGCTTACCAGCGTACATCACAAACGAATAAGAGTAATAAAGATGACGAACTTTATTATTCACACGCGTACTTGAAACCGCTAAGTGCTGAGCAGTTTTTCTATTCGCTCCTGCAGGCGACTGGCTATGAAAGGCTTCAGGAGGTGAAAATGAAAGGCGCGAACAGGCAGGGAGGTGAGGACCGCAGGGGGATGCTACGCGAGCTTGAACGGAGGAAACGCGATCATCTCGAAAGGTTCCTGTTCCTACTTGATAACGGCGAAATGGAAGAGATCGAAGCGTTCAATGGAACCGTGCCACAGGCACTTATGATGATCAATGGAAACATGGTGAATGATAGCGCGACTCACGGAGAACGCGGCAGCTTTGTCAATTATGTCATGGAAAAATGGCGCCAACCCGCCGATCGACTGGAATATATCTATCTTAACATTCTCTCTCGGTTACCAACTGCTAAAGAGAAAACCTTTTTTCAACGTTATATGGAACGCAGCCTCTATCGAAATAAAGACTTGGCTTACGAAGACCTTTATTGGGTCTTGTTAAATTCAGCTGAATTTTCGCTTAATCATTAG
- a CDS encoding PQQ-binding-like beta-propeller repeat protein has protein sequence MRFWNTKQVLVLLLLVLVWGCDSQENKQSQQPAGQQPMSSEVTEPVTPPRAEDWHTFMYDLGFSGISPDKSLAPPLKLLWKFKTGGPLYASPVIANGILYIGSTDGKLYALDAKQWGIKWVFDAGDAIRYSAAVLGDRVYFSARNNKVYALDAKTGKKLWEFKSKNWMDAPPIVTDNRVYVGAFRSTIYVLNARTGTLEARRDKTIQIGGIEYGCANGVFRPVSPEHNAKLWRGETAGSESYPVTANGTVYIGARDGQLHAFDMASKTQTWTYQLGGFVEAAPAISDGILYAASGDGSVYAFTNASEVANLANRNREMGVVVHDTAPVYANKEGTSVLLNLNDGVRLPIVQTSEGWYEVELPNGVRGWMDKFAFGEFEETDGIMFNTTFSRKRGLPTAPPRRMELVEGAEFPRWSPDGELIAFLRRNDVGSRYWHANELWIMDRKGEQARKLLTGQFYNPHVSWSLDNRLLAFEVDEEGERRIYTMDWQFGRIKQLVRGEGPAWAPTSNRLVFRRREKEMDVIYRINSDGSGLRAIARVPIERRQRTYTYLPAPSWAPDGTRVAFGVNNSKYVGIRIQDIEGERLKEIQTQHQQVHRLNWSADGTQLAYVLSGSNRPGQRIDKQLHISASAPALTQTQILKHTSPAWSPTGKQLAYLEREDCEGIRWKVWVYDLESRKKAAIARTEMKLTSVVWTPDGEHLCLWQTSDYLRDNAYKPALTQAWIVPIDFP, from the coding sequence GTGCGTTTCTGGAATACAAAACAAGTCTTAGTCCTACTCCTACTCGTGCTTGTATGGGGATGTGATTCACAGGAAAATAAGCAGTCACAACAACCCGCGGGGCAGCAACCGATGTCCTCTGAAGTGACGGAACCCGTCACGCCGCCGCGTGCTGAAGATTGGCATACATTCATGTACGATTTAGGCTTCTCTGGGATTAGCCCTGATAAAAGCCTCGCACCGCCACTGAAATTGCTGTGGAAATTCAAGACGGGGGGTCCCCTCTATGCCTCCCCAGTGATTGCAAATGGAATTCTATATATCGGCTCGACCGATGGCAAGTTGTATGCACTGGATGCGAAGCAGTGGGGTATTAAATGGGTGTTCGATGCGGGAGATGCTATCCGCTATTCTGCCGCGGTGCTCGGAGATCGGGTCTACTTCAGTGCGCGGAATAACAAAGTCTATGCCTTGGATGCAAAAACAGGTAAAAAACTATGGGAATTCAAATCGAAAAATTGGATGGATGCGCCCCCGATTGTGACGGATAACAGGGTTTATGTTGGCGCGTTCCGGTCAACAATCTATGTGCTGAATGCCAGGACAGGGACGCTTGAAGCAAGGCGTGATAAGACAATCCAGATCGGTGGTATTGAATACGGATGTGCAAATGGCGTGTTCCGTCCGGTCTCCCCGGAACACAATGCGAAGTTATGGCGAGGTGAGACAGCAGGAAGTGAAAGTTATCCCGTAACAGCAAATGGTACCGTCTATATTGGCGCACGCGACGGGCAACTTCACGCCTTTGACATGGCATCAAAGACACAGACTTGGACGTATCAGCTCGGAGGTTTTGTGGAAGCTGCACCTGCTATCTCTGACGGTATCCTCTATGCTGCATCCGGTGATGGTAGCGTCTATGCGTTTACCAACGCAAGTGAGGTTGCAAACCTCGCCAACAGGAATCGTGAGATGGGGGTTGTGGTGCATGACACGGCACCGGTTTACGCGAATAAAGAAGGCACCTCTGTGTTGTTAAACCTCAACGACGGGGTGCGTTTGCCGATCGTGCAAACTTCGGAGGGTTGGTATGAGGTTGAACTTCCGAACGGTGTCCGGGGCTGGATGGATAAGTTTGCTTTTGGAGAATTTGAAGAGACTGACGGTATCATGTTCAACACAACTTTTAGTCGTAAGCGGGGTCTACCAACTGCCCCGCCGCGTAGGATGGAATTGGTTGAAGGTGCGGAGTTTCCTCGCTGGAGCCCGGATGGAGAACTTATTGCATTCCTAAGAAGGAATGATGTCGGCAGTAGATATTGGCATGCGAACGAATTGTGGATTATGGATCGGAAAGGGGAACAGGCACGAAAACTTCTGACTGGGCAATTCTATAATCCGCATGTCTCTTGGTCATTGGACAACAGACTCTTGGCATTTGAGGTTGACGAAGAGGGGGAACGCCGTATCTATACAATGGATTGGCAGTTCGGACGGATTAAACAGTTAGTTCGTGGCGAAGGTCCCGCTTGGGCGCCGACCTCAAATCGTCTGGTCTTTAGAAGACGCGAAAAGGAGATGGATGTTATCTACCGTATCAATAGCGATGGCAGCGGTTTACGTGCGATTGCGCGTGTGCCGATTGAACGCCGACAACGCACCTACACCTATCTTCCCGCTCCATCTTGGGCACCTGATGGCACACGTGTCGCTTTTGGTGTGAACAACTCAAAATATGTGGGTATCCGTATCCAAGATATAGAGGGTGAACGCTTAAAAGAGATTCAAACACAGCATCAACAGGTGCATCGCCTGAATTGGTCGGCAGATGGGACACAGTTGGCTTATGTTCTATCCGGCAGCAATCGTCCCGGTCAGCGAATTGATAAGCAGTTGCACATATCAGCGTCGGCACCGGCATTGACGCAGACCCAGATATTGAAACACACGTCGCCTGCTTGGTCACCGACAGGCAAACAGTTAGCATATCTGGAACGAGAAGACTGCGAAGGCATCCGCTGGAAAGTTTGGGTTTATGACCTTGAAAGCCGTAAGAAGGCTGCTATTGCCCGAACGGAAATGAAATTGACATCCGTCGTCTGGACACCAGATGGCGAGCATCTCTGCTTGTGGCAAACGTCAGATTATCTGCGCGATAATGCGTATAAACCGGCACTAACACAGGCGTGGATTGTGCCGATTGATTTTCCTTAA
- a CDS encoding serine hydroxymethyltransferase encodes MNKLLGEVDPQIVEIAAKDLTRQQDSLMLIPSENYASRAVMEAQSSILANKYAEGYPGERYYNGCRYMDDVESLAIERAKALFGVEHVNVQPHAGSQANMAAYHALLEPGDTILGMSLSQGGHLTHGANVNFSGNLYNIAAYGVDAETERIDMEEIARLAEQHRPKLIVVGATAYPRHFDFAAWRQVADAVGAYLLADIAHIAGLIAGGVHPDPVPYADVITTTTHKTLRGPRGAMIMCKAEYADKIDRAVFPGLQGGPFLHTIAARAVAFKEASEPDFKIYQAQIVKNAKALAARLIENGFRLVSGGTDNHLMLMDLTTKYEKLSGRQAADHLEDAGIIVNKNTIPFDKRKPRTTSGLRIGTPMITTRGMKEDDMVQVADFITETLENRQKAAIKRQVRAKVKELCTQFPIYEYLE; translated from the coding sequence ATGAATAAATTATTAGGTGAAGTTGACCCACAGATCGTTGAGATCGCCGCCAAAGACCTAACACGCCAACAAGATTCCCTCATGTTAATCCCCTCGGAGAACTATGCCAGCCGTGCCGTTATGGAAGCTCAAAGCAGCATTCTCGCTAACAAATATGCTGAGGGCTATCCGGGTGAGCGTTACTATAACGGATGCCGGTATATGGACGATGTTGAATCCCTCGCGATTGAACGCGCGAAGGCTCTTTTCGGGGTTGAGCACGTCAACGTCCAACCGCACGCCGGTAGCCAAGCGAATATGGCAGCCTACCATGCGCTGCTTGAACCCGGTGATACGATTCTCGGCATGTCGCTCAGTCAAGGTGGGCATCTCACGCACGGTGCTAACGTCAACTTTTCAGGAAATCTTTACAATATAGCTGCTTATGGTGTAGATGCTGAGACCGAGCGTATTGACATGGAAGAAATCGCGCGGCTCGCAGAACAGCATCGTCCCAAACTCATCGTTGTTGGCGCGACAGCCTATCCCCGGCACTTTGACTTTGCGGCGTGGCGACAGGTTGCCGATGCCGTAGGCGCGTATCTCCTTGCAGATATAGCACATATTGCAGGACTCATCGCAGGCGGCGTTCATCCAGATCCCGTTCCTTATGCCGATGTGATTACGACAACAACACACAAAACCTTACGCGGGCCTCGCGGGGCAATGATTATGTGTAAAGCCGAGTATGCAGACAAGATTGACCGTGCTGTATTTCCCGGTTTACAAGGCGGTCCCTTCCTCCATACGATTGCTGCCAGAGCCGTTGCATTCAAAGAGGCAAGCGAACCCGACTTTAAAATATATCAAGCGCAGATTGTTAAAAATGCCAAGGCACTTGCCGCGCGGTTAATCGAAAACGGGTTCCGACTGGTGAGCGGCGGAACTGACAATCATCTCATGCTGATGGATCTCACCACGAAATATGAGAAATTGAGTGGACGACAAGCCGCCGATCACTTAGAAGATGCTGGGATTATTGTAAACAAAAATACAATTCCGTTCGACAAAAGGAAACCGAGAACGACAAGCGGTTTACGTATCGGTACTCCGATGATTACAACGCGCGGCATGAAAGAGGATGATATGGTTCAAGTCGCCGATTTTATTACAGAGACGCTTGAGAACAGGCAGAAAGCCGCCATCAAACGCCAGGTGCGGGCGAAAGTCAAGGAACTCTGCACACAATTCCCGATTTATGAATATTTAGAGTAG
- a CDS encoding iron-containing alcohol dehydrogenase: MQNYFSPPRIEFGDGAIQNLGEHVKAFNGKKPLVVTDAGIINAGILEKAIEALDATGLTHAIYSDIEPNPTDISITHGVEVYKAEACDVVIAVGGGSVMDAAKAVRLLTTHEPPLEPYYADVGGLERIRGDMPPLICVPTTAGTGSEVSQGAIITDTSFNTTDRWRKRAIVTPFNMSNIALLDPGITLGMPPALTAATGMDAITHGIEAYVATKYHPIAEGVALQALKMLSANIQKVYHDGGDVTARGEMLLGSCMAAFSFQKGLGAVHSLAHQLSTDAPIPHGVANAILLPPVMEFNFSHATEKYAEIARALGIDTSGMDSSEAGNAAIDKIRAFNIELKMPVGLGAAGLDKEKIPKLGADAMLDHCHKFNPRVCTEEDMVALFEAAF; encoded by the coding sequence ATGCAAAATTATTTTTCTCCCCCACGCATTGAATTTGGCGACGGTGCCATTCAAAATTTAGGCGAACATGTCAAGGCGTTTAATGGCAAAAAACCTCTTGTAGTAACCGATGCCGGTATTATTAACGCTGGTATTCTTGAGAAAGCGATAGAGGCACTGGACGCAACCGGTTTGACGCATGCCATTTATTCAGATATTGAACCGAATCCCACAGATATCAGCATCACACACGGTGTGGAAGTCTACAAAGCCGAAGCCTGTGATGTCGTCATCGCTGTCGGTGGTGGTAGTGTCATGGATGCTGCCAAAGCCGTCCGCCTCTTGACGACCCATGAACCGCCTTTAGAACCGTACTACGCTGATGTTGGCGGACTTGAACGGATTCGCGGTGATATGCCGCCACTGATATGTGTCCCGACAACGGCTGGGACCGGTAGTGAAGTTTCACAAGGCGCGATCATTACGGATACATCGTTCAATACAACCGATCGCTGGCGCAAGCGGGCAATTGTTACGCCGTTCAATATGTCGAACATAGCACTCCTGGATCCGGGGATAACACTCGGCATGCCACCGGCACTCACTGCTGCCACGGGTATGGACGCTATTACACATGGTATTGAGGCGTATGTTGCGACGAAGTACCACCCGATTGCTGAAGGGGTCGCATTGCAAGCACTCAAAATGTTGAGTGCAAATATCCAAAAAGTCTATCACGATGGTGGAGATGTAACGGCGCGAGGCGAAATGCTCTTGGGGTCATGCATGGCGGCGTTTTCATTCCAGAAAGGTCTCGGTGCTGTCCATTCTCTGGCGCACCAACTCTCCACGGATGCCCCAATCCCACACGGTGTAGCGAACGCGATACTTCTCCCACCTGTTATGGAATTTAACTTTTCCCACGCAACGGAGAAATACGCCGAGATCGCGCGTGCTTTGGGCATAGATACCAGCGGCATGGATAGCAGTGAAGCGGGGAATGCTGCTATTGATAAGATTCGGGCATTCAATATAGAATTAAAGATGCCGGTGGGTCTCGGAGCTGCTGGTTTAGATAAAGAGAAAATTCCAAAACTCGGCGCAGATGCAATGCTCGATCACTGTCACAAATTCAACCCGCGAGTCTGTACAGAAGAAGATATGGTTGCGTTATTTGAGGCAGCGTTTTAA